The following proteins are encoded in a genomic region of Fervidobacterium pennivorans DSM 9078:
- the fba gene encoding class II fructose-1,6-bisphosphate aldolase, producing the protein MYVNTKDILEKASKEYYAVPAFNINNMEFFHAILEGALEKRAPLIIETSEGAIKYAGNGDIFKGARYFVELVRLFADSVDIPIALHLDHGKHFEYIIAAIKAGYSSVMIDASEKPFEENLKETKEIVKIAHAAGVSVEAELGQLAGVEDNVVAAESVLVDPEQAKIFVEETGVDFLAPAIGTSHGAFKFKGEAKLDFERLKKVKELTKIPLVLHGASSVLPEYVKMAEEYGADLGGAKGVPEDQLKKCVELGINKVNTDTDLRIAFIAGLRKFLKENPKEFDPRHYLGAGKKLVKEVVMNRLEFLGAAGKA; encoded by the coding sequence ATGTACGTGAACACGAAGGACATTTTGGAAAAAGCTAGCAAAGAGTACTACGCGGTTCCTGCTTTTAACATCAACAACATGGAGTTTTTCCATGCAATACTTGAAGGTGCATTGGAAAAAAGAGCGCCACTTATCATTGAAACAAGCGAAGGTGCGATAAAATATGCAGGAAACGGGGACATATTTAAGGGTGCACGATATTTCGTTGAGTTGGTAAGATTATTTGCCGATAGTGTTGATATACCGATAGCGCTCCACCTTGACCACGGTAAGCATTTTGAGTATATAATAGCAGCGATAAAGGCAGGATATTCTTCGGTTATGATTGACGCTTCTGAAAAGCCTTTTGAGGAAAATCTTAAGGAAACTAAAGAGATAGTAAAAATAGCGCATGCAGCAGGTGTTTCTGTCGAAGCCGAGCTTGGACAACTCGCAGGTGTTGAAGATAACGTAGTTGCTGCTGAGTCCGTGTTGGTAGATCCTGAGCAAGCAAAGATATTTGTCGAAGAGACGGGCGTCGACTTCCTGGCTCCAGCAATTGGAACGAGCCACGGCGCATTCAAGTTCAAAGGTGAAGCAAAGCTCGATTTTGAAAGACTCAAAAAGGTTAAAGAACTGACAAAAATTCCACTTGTTCTCCATGGTGCCTCGAGTGTTTTGCCAGAATACGTGAAGATGGCAGAGGAATACGGAGCAGACTTAGGCGGAGCAAAGGGTGTACCCGAGGACCAACTTAAGAAGTGCGTTGAGCTTGGTATAAACAAAGTCAATACAGATACGGATTTAAGAATTGCCTTTATCGCAGGACTTAGAAAGTTCCTAAAAGAGAATCCAAAAGAGTTCGATCCAAGGCATTACTTAGGGGCAGGTAAGAAATTAGTCAAAGAAGTTGTTATGAACAGACTTGAATTCCTTGGAGCAGCCGGGAAAGCATAA
- the ackA gene encoding acetate kinase, translated as MRVLVVNCGSSSIKYQFLDMDTEQVLCKGLAERIGIPGSRIVHKKDEQKVVIEKPMKDHEDALKYVLELIVDEKVGGVKDLSEIDAVGHRVVHGGEKFSGSVLIDDEVMRALEEYSYLAPLHNPPNIMGIRAMMKLLPGVPNVAVFDTAFHSKMPAKAYLYAIPYEYYKKYKIRRYGFHGTSHRYVSKRTAEILGLDYQKSKIITVHLGNGASVAAVMNGHSIDTSMGFTPLEGLVMGTRSGDIDPSIVTFLMEKEGLTAEEVYTILNKKSGVLGLTDGFSSDMRDIEDKALEGDPVCRLALDIYEYRIAKYIGAYVAAMNGVDAIAFTAGVGENSPITRKEVCENYLGYLGIKIDDEKNNVKGEERIITTPDSKVKVLVVPTNEELMIARDTKEIIEKGLRQLEY; from the coding sequence GTGCGAGTCTTGGTTGTTAACTGTGGGAGCTCGTCGATAAAGTATCAGTTCCTTGATATGGATACAGAACAGGTACTGTGCAAGGGACTTGCGGAAAGAATAGGAATCCCAGGAAGCAGAATTGTTCACAAGAAAGATGAGCAAAAAGTTGTTATTGAAAAGCCAATGAAAGACCATGAAGACGCTCTCAAATATGTACTTGAACTGATAGTTGACGAAAAGGTCGGAGGAGTAAAAGACTTGAGTGAAATTGATGCGGTTGGTCACAGAGTTGTCCATGGTGGAGAAAAGTTCTCAGGCTCAGTTTTGATTGATGACGAAGTGATGAGAGCACTCGAAGAATATTCGTACCTTGCTCCACTCCACAACCCACCGAACATAATGGGTATAAGAGCTATGATGAAACTTTTGCCAGGAGTTCCAAACGTTGCAGTCTTTGATACAGCATTCCATTCAAAGATGCCAGCAAAAGCGTATCTTTACGCAATACCCTATGAATACTACAAGAAATACAAAATCAGAAGGTATGGTTTCCATGGAACAAGCCATAGGTATGTATCAAAAAGAACTGCAGAAATCCTGGGACTTGATTATCAGAAATCCAAAATCATAACAGTTCATCTCGGCAACGGAGCATCCGTAGCAGCTGTTATGAATGGTCACAGTATTGACACATCGATGGGGTTTACTCCACTTGAAGGATTGGTAATGGGAACGAGAAGCGGAGACATTGACCCATCAATTGTGACATTCCTTATGGAAAAAGAAGGCTTGACTGCCGAAGAGGTTTATACAATTCTTAACAAAAAAAGTGGAGTACTTGGCTTAACAGATGGTTTCAGCTCAGATATGAGAGATATAGAAGACAAAGCACTTGAGGGCGACCCAGTTTGCAGACTTGCCCTGGACATTTACGAATACAGAATTGCAAAGTATATCGGCGCTTACGTGGCTGCAATGAACGGTGTTGATGCAATAGCATTTACAGCAGGTGTCGGTGAAAACTCCCCAATAACAAGGAAAGAAGTTTGTGAAAACTACCTTGGTTACCTCGGCATAAAGATAGATGATGAGAAAAACAATGTGAAGGGTGAAGAAAGGATTATAACAACACCAGATTCAAAAGTAAAAGTTCTCGTAGTTCCAACAAACGAAGAGCTCATGATAGCAAGAGATACTAAAGAGATTATAGAAAAAGGTTTAAGGCAGTTGGAATACTAA
- a CDS encoding FliH/SctL family protein — translation MNKLIIKKRYVYLDAPLKIENKEATSTTTEEQVEQTKEKEKQLLEIVAKANREAEQIVLEAQNQAQQILLQAQEEYNRIIEEANQKALVITKEAEQSAQSMLTNLQNQIQYLLESFEQQLDIFYNEYCEKLTSISLVLIEKFLEKNIDPEVAKRKIEKILTHLAGSTKVKIHINPKDAKLISEETLEYAKSKGYEIVLNDNVEHGVIAETELGTIDATLKFQFALLEEIFDEVFKKEE, via the coding sequence GTGAATAAATTGATAATAAAGAAGCGCTATGTTTATCTTGACGCACCATTGAAGATAGAAAACAAAGAGGCAACTTCCACTACCACTGAAGAACAAGTAGAACAAACTAAGGAAAAAGAAAAACAACTCCTTGAAATCGTGGCTAAAGCAAATCGTGAAGCCGAACAGATTGTTTTGGAAGCGCAAAATCAAGCGCAACAAATACTTTTGCAAGCCCAGGAAGAGTACAATAGAATTATCGAAGAAGCAAATCAGAAAGCACTTGTCATTACCAAAGAGGCAGAGCAGAGTGCTCAGAGCATGCTCACGAATTTACAAAATCAGATACAGTATTTGCTTGAAAGTTTTGAACAACAGCTCGATATTTTCTACAATGAATATTGTGAGAAGCTAACATCTATTTCGCTCGTGCTCATTGAAAAGTTTTTAGAAAAGAACATAGACCCTGAGGTTGCAAAAAGAAAAATAGAAAAGATTCTTACACACCTTGCAGGTTCAACAAAGGTTAAAATTCATATTAATCCGAAGGATGCAAAGCTTATAAGTGAAGAAACGTTAGAATATGCAAAATCAAAAGGTTACGAGATAGTATTGAACGACAATGTGGAACACGGTGTTATTGCCGAAACCGAGCTTGGAACAATTGATGCAACTTTGAAATTTCAATTCGCATTACTGGAAGAGATTTTCGACGAAGTATTTAAAAAAGAGGAATGA
- the fliI gene encoding flagellar protein export ATPase FliI, with protein sequence MELFEEKVKEINPYEYIGEVQKVIGLTIESKGPDAAYGELCKIIVGNKKALAEVVGFKEDMTVLMPLEDITGLKKGCEVIKTNKTVSIPVGEELRGRVVDALGRPIDGKRLVLREYRPIINEAPNPLIRKRILEPLPVGVRAIDGFITLGKGQRIGIFAGSGVGKSTLLGMIARNTMADINVIALIGERGREVREFIEKDLGEEGLKRSVVVVSTSDQPALLRIKALLTATTIAEYFRDKGYAVMLMVDSLTRWAMAQREVGLAIGEPPTTRGYPPSVFAQLPKILERAGNSDKGSITGIYTVLVEADDFNEPISDTVRGIVDGHIILSRRLAESNHYPAIDVLMSVSRLMTDIVKPEHLHAARLLRDIMATYNDAKDLIDVGAYKKGTNPKIDKAIELIDEINKFLRQGIHEKMTFEDTVEYLLSIARKL encoded by the coding sequence ATGGAACTATTCGAGGAAAAGGTTAAAGAAATAAATCCATATGAATACATCGGAGAGGTCCAAAAAGTCATAGGCCTTACAATAGAATCGAAAGGTCCAGATGCAGCCTACGGAGAACTTTGTAAAATCATAGTAGGCAATAAAAAGGCGCTTGCTGAAGTCGTCGGATTTAAAGAAGATATGACAGTATTAATGCCATTAGAAGACATAACAGGTTTGAAAAAAGGTTGTGAGGTCATAAAAACTAACAAGACCGTAAGCATACCTGTTGGTGAAGAATTGCGTGGAAGGGTTGTTGATGCACTTGGAAGACCTATAGATGGAAAAAGACTTGTACTTAGAGAGTATCGTCCCATTATAAACGAAGCCCCAAACCCACTTATTCGAAAAAGGATTTTAGAACCACTTCCGGTTGGTGTTCGTGCTATCGATGGCTTTATCACACTTGGAAAAGGACAAAGGATAGGTATCTTCGCTGGTAGTGGTGTTGGTAAGAGTACACTTCTTGGAATGATTGCAAGGAATACAATGGCTGACATAAACGTAATAGCGTTGATAGGAGAGCGTGGAAGGGAAGTTAGAGAATTTATTGAGAAAGACTTGGGAGAAGAAGGTCTAAAACGTTCCGTTGTTGTAGTCTCAACATCAGACCAGCCTGCTTTGTTGAGAATCAAAGCCTTACTTACGGCAACGACTATAGCAGAGTATTTCCGAGATAAAGGCTATGCTGTTATGTTAATGGTTGACTCGTTAACAAGATGGGCGATGGCTCAACGTGAGGTTGGACTTGCTATTGGCGAACCACCTACAACACGAGGTTATCCCCCAAGCGTTTTTGCACAACTTCCTAAAATCCTCGAACGTGCTGGTAACTCTGACAAGGGTAGTATAACTGGTATCTACACGGTTCTTGTTGAAGCTGATGATTTCAACGAGCCTATTTCCGATACTGTTCGTGGTATCGTTGACGGGCATATAATACTCTCTCGTCGCCTTGCTGAATCAAACCATTATCCGGCGATAGATGTACTCATGAGTGTTAGTCGTTTAATGACAGACATTGTAAAACCAGAACATCTTCATGCAGCACGCTTGCTAAGAGATATAATGGCCACATACAATGACGCAAAAGACCTTATAGATGTTGGAGCATACAAAAAGGGAACAAATCCCAAGATAGATAAGGCTATAGAACTCATTGACGAAATCAACAAGTTTCTTAGACAAGGTATTCATGAAAAGATGACGTTTGAAGATACTGTTGAGTATTTATTGTCCATCGCTAGAAAACTTTGA
- a CDS encoding SIR2 family NAD-dependent protein deacylase: MDFDKLIEKFSEELKKSKFVVALTGAGVSVPSGIPDFRSPNGLYAKYGQDIFEIDEFYRNPDRFYNFAREGLIPMLSAQPNIVHNMLARLEEAGILKGVITQNIDGLHQKAGSRNVAEIHGSVRVWNCLKCAKRYEILDDKQREFLLSTNFRCSCGGLLKPDITFFGEILPMDEFAKAQKWAESSDLFLTLGTSLVVYPAAQLPIHALKNGAKLVIVNKGETPLDRYATFKFDIDLIEFSNKLLKALNISLD; the protein is encoded by the coding sequence ATGGACTTTGATAAACTGATTGAAAAGTTCTCCGAAGAGCTCAAGAAATCAAAGTTTGTTGTTGCACTCACCGGTGCAGGTGTCAGTGTTCCCAGTGGAATACCGGACTTTAGAAGTCCAAATGGGCTTTACGCGAAATATGGTCAGGATATCTTTGAAATCGATGAGTTTTACAGAAATCCAGATAGGTTTTACAATTTTGCAAGGGAAGGTCTTATACCTATGTTGTCAGCACAACCAAATATCGTTCACAACATGCTGGCAAGGCTGGAAGAAGCGGGAATATTGAAAGGGGTCATAACTCAGAACATCGATGGTTTGCACCAAAAAGCAGGCAGTAGGAATGTTGCAGAAATTCATGGAAGTGTTAGAGTTTGGAACTGTTTGAAATGTGCTAAACGTTACGAAATCCTTGATGATAAGCAAAGAGAGTTTCTGTTATCTACCAATTTCAGATGCTCTTGTGGCGGTTTGCTAAAGCCAGATATAACTTTCTTTGGTGAAATATTACCTATGGATGAGTTTGCAAAAGCTCAGAAATGGGCAGAAAGTAGCGATTTGTTCCTAACTTTAGGCACCTCGCTCGTAGTTTATCCAGCTGCACAATTACCTATTCATGCTCTCAAAAATGGAGCTAAACTTGTAATTGTGAATAAAGGAGAGACACCTCTCGATAGGTATGCAACATTTAAGTTTGATATTGACTTGATCGAATTTTCAAACAAGCTTCTTAAGGCACTTAACATTTCTTTGGATTGA
- a CDS encoding bifunctional methionine sulfoxide reductase B/A protein, translating to MKKKIINLELSEFERFVLFEKGTEPPFSGEYENHFEKGIYVCKNCGIPLYNSSDKFHSGCGWPAFDDEIPGAIFKQIDKDGIRTEIICACCGVHLGHIFYGEGFTKKNVRHCVNSVSLKFIPEGQKPPIDRMFFAGGCFWGVEHLFKQLHGVVDTRVGYMGGRWPNPTYEQVCTGLTGHLETVEVIFVPNLINEEQLVKYFFEIHDFTQENGQGPDIGEQYKSAIFYTNERQKEIAEKIIEELKKRYKVATLLRKASTFWLAENYHQDYYEKTGKVPYCHYRRKIF from the coding sequence ATGAAAAAGAAAATCATCAACCTGGAACTAAGCGAATTTGAAAGATTCGTGCTTTTTGAAAAAGGCACCGAACCACCATTTTCTGGAGAATACGAAAACCATTTCGAAAAAGGCATTTACGTGTGTAAGAATTGCGGAATACCACTATACAATTCTTCTGATAAATTCCACTCTGGATGTGGTTGGCCAGCATTTGATGATGAGATTCCTGGTGCGATATTTAAGCAAATCGATAAGGACGGAATAAGGACGGAAATTATTTGTGCCTGTTGCGGTGTTCATCTGGGACATATCTTTTATGGAGAAGGGTTCACAAAAAAGAATGTCAGGCACTGCGTGAATTCAGTCTCTTTGAAGTTTATACCAGAAGGGCAAAAACCACCTATCGATAGAATGTTTTTCGCTGGTGGCTGTTTCTGGGGCGTTGAACATCTTTTCAAACAACTCCATGGGGTTGTGGATACAAGAGTCGGCTACATGGGTGGACGTTGGCCCAATCCAACATACGAACAAGTATGTACCGGATTGACAGGACATTTGGAAACCGTAGAGGTCATATTCGTTCCAAACTTAATAAACGAGGAACAACTGGTAAAGTATTTCTTTGAAATTCACGACTTCACACAAGAAAACGGGCAAGGACCTGATATTGGTGAGCAATACAAAAGTGCCATATTCTACACAAATGAGAGACAAAAAGAAATTGCTGAAAAGATAATAGAAGAACTAAAGAAACGATACAAGGTTGCAACTCTGCTTAGGAAAGCTTCGACATTTTGGCTTGCTGAAAATTATCACCAAGATTATTATGAGAAAACAGGAAAAGTGCCGTATTGTCATTACAGGCGAAAGATATTCTGA
- a CDS encoding Cof-type HAD-IIB family hydrolase — protein MSNIRKLKNAKTFVFDLDGTVLNSKNEFPQETKQLILNILENGDNVIFATGRMHISAKKLLENVFGEDIFPIISYNGAVVYVPNVGFIYEKTLDMETVHKVIGFLRQRNIHVQTYVDDKLYSEKDNEEIKLYAKHADVPYYVVNDLKAIEHPPIKMLAIAEQGILDNLIEPLKEIVDGRANVFKSFPIFLDIVPADANKGNALKFLADYLGFDLKNTVVFGDNENDIYMFEVAGTKVAVENAVDKLKEVADFVSKSNEENGVLYSFVRLFPEYLRGIESSN, from the coding sequence TTGAGTAATATTCGAAAACTAAAAAATGCGAAAACTTTCGTCTTTGACCTGGACGGAACCGTGCTGAATTCTAAAAATGAATTTCCACAAGAAACGAAGCAATTGATACTAAACATCCTTGAAAACGGTGATAATGTAATTTTTGCAACTGGACGAATGCATATATCTGCTAAAAAGTTATTGGAAAATGTTTTTGGTGAGGATATCTTCCCAATAATTTCCTACAATGGAGCGGTTGTATACGTTCCAAACGTAGGTTTTATTTATGAGAAAACATTAGATATGGAAACAGTACACAAGGTTATAGGCTTTCTCAGGCAAAGGAACATCCACGTTCAAACATATGTCGATGATAAGCTTTACAGCGAAAAAGACAACGAAGAAATAAAGTTATATGCAAAACATGCGGACGTTCCTTACTACGTAGTTAATGACTTAAAAGCAATCGAACATCCACCGATAAAAATGTTAGCGATTGCCGAGCAAGGTATTCTGGACAACTTAATCGAACCTCTCAAAGAAATTGTGGATGGAAGAGCGAATGTTTTCAAGAGTTTTCCAATCTTTTTGGATATTGTCCCTGCTGATGCTAATAAAGGTAATGCCCTTAAGTTTTTAGCGGATTATTTGGGCTTCGACCTTAAGAACACTGTTGTTTTTGGGGACAACGAGAATGATATTTATATGTTCGAAGTTGCAGGTACAAAAGTTGCCGTTGAAAACGCCGTAGACAAGTTAAAAGAGGTGGCGGATTTTGTTAGTAAATCTAATGAAGAAAATGGTGTTCTTTATAGTTTTGTTCGCCTTTTCCCTGAGTATCTTCGGGGCATTGAATCTTCCAACTAA
- the rsmA gene encoding 16S rRNA (adenine(1518)-N(6)/adenine(1519)-N(6))-dimethyltransferase RsmA, with protein sequence MKTSDYLKKYGITLKKSLGQNFLSNEVFAKKIVELSEVNKNDTVLEIGAGAGTLTVALAETGATVYAIEIDERLKPILEERLLTFPNVHLIFSDFLALDLSFLPSGYKCVSNIPYYITAPILKRLIFTPFSALFIMMQKEVGERLLEKPGSSNRGFLTVVLQTVANVEKILTIPKSAFVPNPEVDSVVLKITRKEPFPFADGSQLESFWRFVSNSFSQKRKTIYNNLKTITKDTNVLELIIQEANIPSSARPEQLSEEQFLMLWKTWLKFTNEN encoded by the coding sequence CTGAAAACTTCTGATTATTTGAAGAAATATGGTATTACTTTAAAAAAATCTTTGGGTCAAAATTTTTTGTCCAACGAAGTTTTTGCGAAAAAGATTGTTGAATTATCAGAAGTAAACAAGAATGACACAGTCCTTGAAATAGGTGCGGGAGCTGGAACTTTAACCGTTGCACTGGCAGAGACTGGTGCAACGGTTTACGCTATAGAAATAGATGAAAGGCTCAAGCCTATCCTTGAAGAACGGTTATTAACATTTCCAAATGTCCATCTAATTTTCTCCGACTTCCTAGCACTTGACCTGTCGTTTCTTCCAAGTGGATACAAATGTGTTTCGAACATTCCCTATTACATCACCGCTCCCATACTTAAAAGGCTTATTTTTACACCATTTTCAGCATTATTTATCATGATGCAAAAGGAAGTTGGGGAAAGATTACTAGAAAAACCGGGTAGCTCTAATAGAGGATTTCTAACTGTTGTGCTCCAAACGGTTGCAAACGTAGAAAAAATTTTGACGATTCCAAAAAGTGCATTTGTGCCAAATCCGGAAGTAGATAGTGTTGTTTTGAAAATTACAAGGAAAGAACCTTTCCCATTTGCAGATGGTTCACAACTTGAATCTTTTTGGAGATTTGTTTCCAATAGCTTCTCTCAAAAGAGAAAAACGATATACAATAATCTAAAAACCATAACTAAAGATACGAATGTTTTAGAACTGATAATCCAAGAAGCAAACATTCCATCAAGTGCAAGACCTGAGCAGCTCAGTGAGGAACAATTTCTGATGCTGTGGAAAACTTGGTTAAAATTTACAAATGAGAATTAA